A stretch of the Sinorhizobium alkalisoli genome encodes the following:
- a CDS encoding ABC transporter permease yields MDIFASPTIRAYSRAAGIIAAGAGIGCILFFLLLPTLIVLPMSLSETDYIEFPPQGLTLKWYSAYFNDPDWMAATWFSLKIALATTATATVTGTMAALGIVRGSLPFRSTLQALALGPMIVPHIILGVALYLAFAPLRLTGSFFGFLVAHTVLAVPYVIITVTASLQRFDPTLELAALNCGANRLQAFFLVVLPNIVPGVAAAAVFAFLASFDEATVAFFISDIGGKTIGRKMFEDIDFNLTPVIAAVSTVLVATSLLLMGTVHLLNARKPHS; encoded by the coding sequence ATGGATATCTTCGCCTCTCCGACAATCCGCGCCTATTCGAGGGCGGCAGGGATCATCGCCGCCGGCGCGGGGATCGGATGCATTCTCTTCTTCCTGCTGCTGCCGACGCTGATCGTCCTGCCGATGTCGCTCAGCGAAACCGACTACATTGAGTTCCCGCCCCAAGGCCTGACGCTCAAATGGTACAGCGCCTATTTCAATGATCCGGACTGGATGGCAGCGACGTGGTTCAGTCTCAAGATCGCCCTAGCGACAACCGCGACAGCGACGGTCACGGGTACCATGGCGGCGCTCGGGATCGTACGCGGATCTCTTCCGTTTAGATCGACATTGCAGGCGCTCGCGCTCGGCCCGATGATCGTGCCCCATATTATCCTCGGCGTGGCACTCTACCTCGCCTTTGCGCCACTGCGGCTCACCGGCAGTTTTTTCGGATTCCTAGTCGCCCACACCGTGCTGGCAGTGCCTTACGTGATCATCACCGTCACCGCGTCGCTGCAGCGCTTCGATCCGACGCTCGAGCTGGCGGCACTGAACTGCGGGGCGAACAGGCTGCAGGCGTTCTTCCTGGTCGTGCTGCCGAACATCGTGCCTGGTGTCGCAGCCGCGGCCGTGTTCGCCTTTCTCGCCTCATTCGATGAAGCGACTGTCGCGTTTTTCATATCGGACATCGGTGGCAAAACGATCGGGCGGAAGATGTTCGAGGATATCGACTTCAACCTGACGCCGGTCATTGCCGCGGTCTCGACGGTCCTCGTCGCCACTTCCCTTCTGCTCATGGGCACGGTTCACCTACTGAACGCCCGTAAGCCCCACTCGTGA
- a CDS encoding ABC transporter permease translates to MKRSLATLSSSLSLRRSSSARFYSLTASLALVMPLLAALMAGFLYPVARLVALSFSGGTLSHYRRIFAEPLHLDVLFSTIEVAFVVTVASLLLGFPVAYLMARLSKGLAMVVAACVFIPLWTSVLIRSYAWVVLLQRNGVINKLLIDTGATEGPLKLIYTQGAVILAMTHVLMPFMILPIYSALRALPPDYVRAARNLGAGPIRAFVAVTLPLSLPGVFAGSVMCFVLALGFYITPALVGGPGSMLMATLIGQQTTVLLDWPFAAALSTVLLAVTLLFVLLFRRTLSLSKGLNSVY, encoded by the coding sequence ATGAAGCGTTCACTCGCAACACTATCATCTTCTCTGTCGCTCCGCCGCTCGAGCTCCGCACGCTTTTATTCGCTAACCGCCTCCCTGGCATTGGTCATGCCGCTCCTGGCGGCACTGATGGCCGGATTCCTGTATCCGGTCGCGCGGCTGGTCGCACTGAGCTTTTCCGGGGGAACGCTCAGCCACTATCGGCGTATTTTCGCCGAGCCGCTTCATCTCGACGTACTGTTCAGTACGATCGAGGTCGCGTTTGTGGTGACGGTTGCAAGCCTGCTCTTGGGTTTCCCGGTCGCCTATCTCATGGCACGGCTCAGCAAGGGCTTGGCCATGGTGGTGGCTGCCTGTGTTTTTATCCCGCTGTGGACCTCCGTTCTCATCCGCTCCTATGCGTGGGTGGTCCTGCTCCAGCGCAACGGCGTCATCAATAAGCTGCTGATCGACACGGGTGCGACCGAAGGGCCGCTGAAGCTGATCTACACCCAGGGCGCTGTCATCCTCGCGATGACGCACGTGCTGATGCCCTTCATGATCTTGCCGATCTATTCGGCACTGCGCGCCCTGCCCCCCGATTACGTGCGTGCCGCCCGCAATCTCGGCGCCGGTCCCATCCGCGCCTTCGTGGCCGTGACGCTGCCGCTCAGCCTGCCGGGCGTCTTTGCCGGCAGCGTCATGTGCTTCGTGCTGGCGCTCGGCTTCTACATCACCCCGGCGCTGGTCGGCGGACCCGGCTCGATGCTGATGGCGACGCTCATCGGTCAGCAGACAACAGTCCTGCTCGATTGGCCATTCGCGGCGGCACTTTCGACCGTGCTCCTCGCCGTTACGCTCCTTTTTGTTCTCCTGTTCCGCAGGACGTTGTCGCTCAGCAAGGGATTGAACAGTGTCTATTGA
- a CDS encoding ABC transporter ATP-binding protein codes for MIGQSLSLAGLQKRYGEALAVRELSLDIAAGEFVSLLGPSGSGKTTALTMIAGFEAPSAGRIAIGGRDVTFLAPNHRNIGMVFQKYALFPHLTIRQNIAFPLRMRGRMQKTAIARRVEEMLELVQLSGYAERYPNQLSGGQQQRVAVARALAFEPPVLLMDEPLGALDKKLREAMQFEIKRLQERLGATVVYVTHDQDEALTMSDRVAIMSDGRLMQFGAPTELYRQPKTAFVADFIGRMNFIDGDCLGSTAEQTVVRLSERTVLTLRSTTSERTRKYDAGTALRVAIRPERMRLMKRGDGGTDSLAGVVDAAMFIGSTYIYLVRLADRPQASLQVQVPADGVTQFQRNDQVDIVVDGAAAHVFPVTERCAA; via the coding sequence TTGATCGGTCAATCTCTGTCCCTTGCGGGACTTCAAAAACGATATGGCGAAGCCCTCGCGGTTCGCGAGCTGTCGCTCGACATCGCAGCCGGGGAGTTTGTCTCGCTGTTGGGGCCCTCCGGCTCCGGCAAGACAACAGCCTTGACGATGATAGCCGGCTTCGAGGCTCCGAGCGCCGGCAGGATCGCCATCGGCGGCCGGGACGTAACCTTTCTTGCGCCCAATCACCGGAACATCGGAATGGTGTTCCAGAAGTATGCGCTCTTTCCGCACCTGACGATCCGTCAGAACATCGCATTCCCGCTCAGGATGCGCGGGCGGATGCAGAAGACCGCGATCGCGCGGCGCGTCGAGGAGATGCTGGAGCTCGTCCAGCTCTCCGGCTACGCGGAGCGGTATCCCAATCAGCTTTCGGGTGGCCAGCAGCAACGCGTCGCAGTAGCGCGTGCTTTGGCCTTTGAACCACCCGTCCTGCTGATGGACGAACCACTTGGCGCACTCGACAAGAAATTGCGAGAGGCGATGCAGTTCGAGATCAAGCGGCTGCAGGAGCGACTTGGCGCCACGGTCGTCTACGTGACCCACGATCAGGACGAAGCGCTGACGATGTCGGATCGCGTCGCCATCATGTCCGACGGCCGGCTGATGCAGTTCGGTGCGCCAACGGAACTCTATCGGCAGCCGAAGACCGCATTCGTCGCGGACTTCATCGGCCGGATGAATTTTATCGATGGCGATTGTCTCGGCAGCACGGCTGAGCAAACGGTTGTTCGTTTATCGGAGAGAACGGTGCTTACCCTCCGTTCTACGACGAGCGAGCGCACACGCAAATACGATGCCGGAACGGCTCTGCGCGTGGCAATCCGTCCGGAGCGGATGCGTCTTATGAAGCGCGGCGATGGCGGGACGGACTCCCTAGCAGGCGTCGTCGATGCCGCCATGTTCATCGGCTCGACATACATCTATCTCGTTCGCCTTGCCGACCGCCCACAAGCAAGCCTGCAGGTACAGGTCCCCGCTGACGGCGTCACGCAATTCCAAAGGAACGACCAGGTGGACATTGTCGTTGACGGCGCAGCCGCGCATGTCTTTCCCGTGACGGAGAGGTGCGCGGCATGA
- a CDS encoding GntR family transcriptional regulator, with product MAENLSESPDLERTPEKLGDTAYRQMKERIIRGVYRPGHKLTVRAVAQDLDVSTTPARDAINRLTSEGALVYTGPKTVVVPILDATAIREITLTRLALEGLASEQAAQYGTLADVKELKSLQKLINSALAEKRYAEALWHNKEFHFTIYRLSGLPQLVSMIESLWLRIGPSLHDLYPEFAEEKYGVRNHEIAMEALEERDAASLRAAMENDIRDGYRRLKRANSERGAGSSG from the coding sequence ATGGCGGAAAATCTGAGCGAATCGCCAGATCTTGAGAGAACACCGGAAAAGCTGGGGGATACCGCCTATCGGCAAATGAAAGAGCGCATCATCCGTGGCGTCTACAGACCGGGCCATAAGTTGACGGTGCGTGCCGTCGCCCAGGATCTCGACGTCAGCACAACGCCCGCGCGCGATGCCATCAATCGTCTGACGAGCGAGGGCGCTCTGGTTTACACAGGTCCCAAGACGGTTGTCGTTCCGATTCTCGACGCGACCGCGATTCGAGAGATAACGCTCACACGCCTGGCGCTCGAGGGGCTGGCTTCGGAGCAGGCCGCCCAGTACGGCACGCTTGCTGATGTAAAGGAACTGAAGTCCTTACAAAAGCTTATCAATTCCGCCCTCGCTGAAAAGCGCTATGCGGAGGCGCTGTGGCACAACAAAGAATTCCACTTTACGATCTATCGTCTCTCGGGTCTTCCCCAGCTCGTTTCGATGATCGAAAGTCTGTGGCTGAGGATCGGTCCCTCCTTGCACGATCTCTACCCAGAGTTTGCCGAGGAGAAGTATGGGGTTCGCAACCACGAGATCGCCATGGAGGCGCTCGAGGAGCGCGACGCGGCGAGCCTCAGGGCGGCGATGGAGAATGATATTCGCGATGGATATCGGCGGCTGAAGCGCGCCAACTCGGAGAGGGGTGCCGGTTCATCGGGCTAA
- a CDS encoding aspartate aminotransferase family protein, with the protein MLVQATNRLRQASARSRSKRLFSRAKAVFPDGTTRATVERDPFPIYVQRGEGAYLIDVDGNRFLDLNNNFTTLIHGHGFAPVAEAVVDLLRSGTCFANPTEHEIALAELLTTRIPAMERVRFVNSGTEAVMFAIKAARAFTGRPAIARIEGAYHGAYDWAEAGQGVSPGKDGWEPVSIATPTYRGTPSSVAEEVHLLRFNDVESLEARLRAVSDRIACVIIDPMPSRAGLMHPEPDFIEALSQTARKYGILIIADEVLNLRQGYAGASARYGLNPDLITAGKIIGGGFPIGAIGGREEVMRVFGIEDAKPLLSQGGTFSANPVSMAAGLAAMAAMTPDTFDHLEAMGDRLRAGLSASIARRDARFSVTGAASLFRIHPKRVAPVEYRDAYLSAEEASLMRRMSRHFLELSILLPYGAAGCLSTAMVDSDIDLVLTAFDDFLKAEIQSGKERAQ; encoded by the coding sequence ATGCTCGTTCAAGCAACAAACAGGCTGCGGCAGGCGTCTGCGCGCAGTAGGTCCAAACGTTTATTCAGCCGCGCCAAGGCCGTCTTTCCGGATGGAACGACCCGCGCCACGGTGGAGCGCGACCCGTTTCCGATCTATGTCCAGCGTGGAGAGGGGGCCTATCTCATCGACGTCGACGGGAACCGGTTCCTCGATCTGAACAACAACTTCACCACGCTCATTCACGGGCACGGCTTCGCGCCGGTCGCGGAGGCAGTCGTCGATCTGCTGCGCTCGGGGACCTGTTTCGCCAATCCGACAGAGCATGAGATCGCGCTCGCGGAACTGCTGACGACCCGCATCCCCGCAATGGAGCGGGTCCGCTTCGTCAACAGCGGAACGGAGGCGGTGATGTTCGCGATCAAGGCGGCGCGCGCCTTCACCGGCAGGCCCGCAATCGCACGCATCGAAGGCGCCTATCACGGCGCCTATGACTGGGCAGAGGCGGGGCAGGGTGTCTCACCCGGGAAGGATGGCTGGGAGCCGGTTTCCATCGCCACGCCGACCTATCGCGGCACTCCCTCGAGCGTCGCCGAGGAGGTCCATCTTCTGCGCTTCAACGATGTCGAGAGTCTCGAAGCACGCTTGAGGGCAGTGAGCGACCGCATCGCCTGTGTAATCATCGATCCAATGCCCAGCCGGGCGGGCCTCATGCACCCGGAGCCGGACTTCATCGAGGCGTTGTCGCAAACGGCGCGCAAGTACGGAATCCTGATCATCGCCGACGAGGTGCTCAATCTTCGGCAAGGCTATGCGGGGGCTTCAGCACGCTATGGCCTGAACCCCGATCTGATCACGGCCGGAAAAATCATCGGAGGCGGCTTTCCGATCGGCGCCATAGGCGGCCGCGAGGAGGTGATGCGCGTTTTCGGTATCGAAGATGCAAAACCGTTGCTGTCGCAGGGCGGCACTTTTTCCGCAAATCCCGTTTCCATGGCTGCCGGCCTGGCGGCCATGGCGGCGATGACGCCGGATACCTTCGATCACCTTGAAGCGATGGGTGACAGATTGCGCGCGGGCTTGAGTGCGAGCATTGCCAGGCGAGACGCGCGATTCTCGGTGACCGGCGCCGCTTCGCTCTTCCGTATCCACCCGAAGCGTGTCGCGCCGGTCGAATATCGCGATGCCTATCTGAGCGCCGAAGAGGCCTCGCTCATGCGACGAATGAGCCGCCATTTCCTGGAGCTGAGCATTTTGCTCCCCTATGGAGCCGCGGGCTGCCTCTCGACAGCGATGGTCGACAGCGACATCGACCTCGTCCTGACCGCATTTGACGATTTTCTCAAGGCCGAAATCCAATCCGGAAAGGAGCGCGCGCAATGA
- a CDS encoding acetolactate synthase catalytic subunit, translating to MTQQNPNETVAQHIAKILRRHDVEFIFGQSLPSAVILAAEAIGIRQIAYRQENMGGAMADGYARVSGKVGVVAAQNGPAATLLVPPLAEALKASVPVVALVQDVERDQTDRNAFQDLDQIALFQSCTKWVRRVTVAERIDDYVDAAFTAATSGRAGPAALLLPADLLRSEARAPGVVRSRNLGHWPLDRIRPSDDALAEVASLIAVAKAPIIIAGGGVHCGGAVAELAGLQQEASLPVFTTNMGKGAVDEYHPLSTGVLGSMVGPRSLGRHSSALVEAADLVLLIGTRTNQNGTDNWRQIPRSATVVHIDVDPVEIGRNYESVRLVGDARETLAALRAALTRIDLTRRHADRARLEECIATCWKRFELDRQEVATSRSRPIRPERVMAELQDLLTDDVAVVADASYSSMWVLGQLRAPMSGMRFITPRGLAGLGWGVPLAIGAKVARPDKPVVAIVGDGGFAHSWAELETMVRMKLPITIVVLNNGILGFQRDAETVKFGSYTSACHFAEVDHAKLAEACGCPAVRVEDPSELAYHLQRGLEEGPLLIEVMTDPAAHPPLSLFAKMDEAA from the coding sequence ATGACGCAGCAGAATCCAAACGAAACCGTTGCGCAGCATATCGCGAAGATACTTCGCCGCCACGATGTGGAGTTCATCTTCGGCCAAAGCCTGCCTTCGGCGGTCATCCTCGCGGCGGAAGCGATCGGCATTCGCCAGATTGCCTACAGGCAGGAGAACATGGGTGGCGCGATGGCCGACGGCTACGCCCGGGTTTCCGGCAAGGTCGGTGTCGTCGCCGCGCAAAATGGTCCCGCGGCAACGTTGCTTGTGCCGCCGCTGGCCGAGGCGTTGAAGGCCAGCGTGCCGGTCGTCGCACTCGTGCAGGATGTCGAGCGGGATCAAACCGACCGGAACGCCTTCCAGGACCTTGATCAGATCGCCCTCTTCCAGTCCTGCACCAAGTGGGTGCGGCGCGTGACTGTCGCGGAACGCATCGACGACTATGTGGATGCCGCGTTCACGGCGGCGACGTCGGGCCGCGCCGGGCCAGCCGCTTTGCTGCTTCCAGCCGACCTCCTGCGGTCAGAAGCGCGGGCTCCGGGAGTCGTGCGTTCAAGAAACCTGGGCCATTGGCCGCTGGATCGCATCCGGCCGTCCGATGATGCACTGGCAGAGGTCGCCTCTCTGATCGCCGTGGCGAAAGCGCCAATCATCATCGCTGGCGGAGGCGTTCACTGCGGCGGCGCCGTGGCGGAACTTGCGGGTCTACAGCAGGAAGCAAGCCTGCCGGTCTTCACCACGAATATGGGGAAGGGGGCGGTTGACGAGTACCATCCGCTGTCCACCGGCGTGCTCGGCTCGATGGTCGGTCCGCGCTCACTTGGACGTCACTCGTCCGCTCTGGTCGAAGCTGCGGATCTGGTCCTTCTGATCGGAACGCGGACCAACCAGAACGGCACCGACAATTGGCGCCAAATTCCCCGCAGCGCGACAGTCGTGCACATTGATGTCGATCCGGTGGAAATCGGGCGCAACTATGAATCGGTTCGGCTTGTCGGCGATGCGCGGGAAACACTCGCGGCCCTGCGAGCGGCACTCACCCGGATCGACCTCACGCGGCGGCATGCGGATCGTGCGCGGCTGGAGGAGTGCATCGCCACATGCTGGAAACGGTTCGAGCTTGACCGGCAAGAGGTCGCGACATCGCGCTCCCGTCCGATCCGCCCAGAACGGGTGATGGCGGAACTCCAGGATCTGCTGACCGACGACGTAGCGGTCGTTGCCGACGCGAGCTACTCGTCGATGTGGGTTCTGGGCCAACTGCGGGCGCCAATGAGCGGGATGCGCTTTATCACGCCACGCGGCCTGGCGGGGCTCGGTTGGGGGGTGCCGCTTGCGATCGGTGCCAAGGTTGCCCGGCCGGACAAGCCGGTTGTCGCCATCGTCGGCGACGGCGGCTTCGCGCACAGTTGGGCGGAGCTCGAGACTATGGTGCGCATGAAGCTTCCTATCACGATCGTCGTCCTCAACAACGGCATTCTCGGTTTCCAACGCGATGCGGAGACGGTGAAGTTCGGCAGCTATACGTCGGCATGCCACTTCGCCGAGGTCGACCACGCCAAACTGGCGGAGGCCTGCGGCTGCCCGGCCGTTCGTGTCGAGGATCCGAGCGAACTTGCCTATCATTTGCAGCGCGGGTTGGAAGAGGGGCCGCTTCTAATCGAAGTGATGACCGATCCAGCGGCGCATCCTCCACTCTCGCTATTCGCCAAGATGGATGAAGCCGCATGA
- a CDS encoding SDR family oxidoreductase — protein MRSHTPRIAVVTGGTAGIGLATARHLLARGCRVAVFGQRPVNVENAARVFSREFGAERVFARVVDLAEPAQISSFFRELDERWGKAEILVCNAGISPKGPDGPTPFQEITLDEWNAVLSVNLTGTMLCSQTALPGMVESGFGRIVFVGSIAGRAMPRIAGTAYVASKAALAGLARSLVARYAAQGITINVVAPGRIATEMAGPRDSALNRAAVARIPAGRMGEPEEVAAAIGFLTSDEAAFINGATIDVNGGEYAPL, from the coding sequence ATGAGGAGCCACACGCCAAGAATTGCCGTCGTGACCGGCGGCACTGCGGGAATCGGGCTGGCAACGGCCCGACACCTGCTCGCTCGTGGATGCCGAGTCGCCGTCTTCGGTCAGAGACCTGTCAATGTCGAAAATGCCGCCCGGGTGTTTTCGCGGGAGTTCGGCGCCGAGCGCGTGTTTGCGCGCGTCGTCGATCTGGCGGAGCCGGCGCAGATATCCTCCTTCTTTCGGGAGCTGGATGAGCGTTGGGGTAAGGCCGAGATTCTGGTTTGCAACGCCGGAATATCACCGAAGGGGCCAGACGGCCCCACCCCATTCCAGGAGATTACGCTCGATGAATGGAACGCCGTTCTTTCCGTCAACCTGACCGGCACAATGCTGTGCTCCCAGACCGCCTTGCCGGGCATGGTCGAAAGTGGCTTTGGCCGGATCGTGTTCGTCGGCTCCATCGCCGGGCGCGCCATGCCCAGGATTGCCGGCACGGCCTATGTCGCTTCGAAAGCCGCGCTTGCAGGTCTCGCCCGCTCGCTGGTTGCCAGATACGCCGCGCAGGGCATCACGATAAATGTGGTTGCGCCCGGCAGGATCGCCACCGAGATGGCCGGACCGCGCGACAGCGCGCTCAATCGCGCCGCCGTCGCCCGCATTCCCGCGGGCCGTATGGGCGAACCGGAGGAAGTCGCGGCCGCCATCGGCTTCCTGACCTCCGACGAAGCGGCGTTCATCAACGGTGCGACCATCGACGTCAATGGCGGAGAGTATGCGCCGCTCTGA
- a CDS encoding response regulator transcription factor, with product MHAGVLIYTGDAELFLLLEYILEAEGFPVRLCVDESELLAATRTEKPLAVLIDCSDSRPGEFSLCRRIRKASGDRVPVAALTNAAGAEFNCDAPGIDTIISSPFDPRRLLAFLEGIRTNLSQWSRPGTAPERIYRHADIEMNVPSVRVIRNGHAVHLSALQFRLLLHLMKMPEVVHSRDDLIAACWPREAEVEPRTVDIHIGHIRRALNRFGPDVIRTVRSVGYALGPLSQ from the coding sequence ATGCACGCGGGTGTGCTGATCTATACAGGTGACGCGGAGCTCTTCCTTCTCCTGGAGTATATTCTCGAGGCCGAAGGTTTTCCCGTCCGGCTGTGCGTTGATGAGAGCGAGCTGCTTGCTGCGACCCGGACCGAGAAGCCGCTGGCTGTCCTGATCGATTGCTCCGACTCTCGCCCGGGGGAATTTAGCCTTTGCCGCCGCATCAGGAAGGCGAGTGGGGATCGCGTCCCCGTCGCCGCGTTGACAAACGCGGCGGGAGCAGAATTCAACTGTGATGCTCCCGGAATCGACACCATTATTTCCAGTCCATTCGATCCGCGTCGGCTGCTCGCCTTCCTCGAGGGCATTCGAACAAACTTGTCGCAATGGTCTCGCCCAGGCACCGCGCCCGAGCGGATCTACAGGCACGCGGACATTGAGATGAACGTGCCGAGCGTTCGGGTCATTCGGAACGGTCACGCCGTGCACCTCTCCGCGCTCCAGTTCAGGCTGCTTCTGCATCTCATGAAGATGCCCGAAGTCGTGCACAGTCGCGACGACCTGATCGCGGCATGCTGGCCGCGCGAAGCCGAAGTCGAGCCGCGCACCGTCGACATCCATATCGGTCACATCAGGCGCGCGCTCAACAGATTTGGGCCCGACGTAATTCGCACCGTGCGATCCGTCGGCTACGCGCTCGGCCCTCTCAGTCAGTAG
- a CDS encoding nucleotidyltransferase and HEPN domain-containing protein, producing the protein MKTSLDHLPHRKQRELARIVEVLHEEFEDALKEGTADFKKRGRILKIILFGSYARGTWVDEPHTRKGYKSDFDLLIIVNNRKLTDFAAYWHKAQDRLLRLHGVDTPVNFIVHSRREVNTALREGRYFFVDIRREGILLYELDDEPLAIPKPLGPYDAHEVSRKYFASRSPDLRLLLETAAFQNERSRQDAEWRKHAAFTLHQAIERSYSVLLLTLTNYSPPSHNLNSLRRLAEDRNQLLIDVWPRDRQRYNAWFNIINEAYVKARYSDHYEISQEALDWLAGRVSDLITQVETICKDHLERLRMEAENKGG; encoded by the coding sequence ATGAAGACCAGCCTCGACCACCTTCCGCATCGAAAGCAGCGCGAGCTCGCGCGCATCGTCGAGGTGTTGCACGAGGAGTTCGAGGACGCCCTCAAGGAGGGAACGGCCGATTTCAAGAAGCGCGGCCGCATTCTGAAGATTATCCTCTTTGGATCTTACGCCCGAGGAACATGGGTCGACGAGCCGCATACGAGGAAGGGATACAAGTCGGATTTCGACCTGCTGATCATCGTAAACAACCGGAAGCTTACGGACTTCGCGGCCTACTGGCACAAGGCGCAGGATCGCTTGCTTCGGCTCCATGGGGTGGATACGCCGGTCAATTTCATTGTCCACTCTCGCCGCGAGGTGAACACCGCCTTGCGAGAGGGACGATATTTCTTCGTCGACATCCGAAGGGAAGGGATCCTTCTGTACGAGTTGGACGATGAACCCTTGGCGATACCCAAGCCCCTTGGCCCATATGACGCCCATGAGGTGTCGAGAAAATACTTTGCCAGCCGGTCGCCAGATCTCCGTTTACTCCTGGAAACAGCGGCTTTCCAAAACGAACGGTCGAGGCAGGACGCAGAATGGCGCAAACATGCAGCGTTCACTCTCCATCAAGCGATTGAACGGTCGTATTCGGTCCTCCTGCTAACACTTACGAACTACTCGCCTCCCTCGCACAATCTAAACTCCTTGCGCAGACTGGCAGAGGACAGGAACCAACTTCTCATCGATGTCTGGCCGCGTGACAGGCAACGCTACAACGCCTGGTTCAACATCATCAACGAAGCCTATGTGAAAGCCAGGTACTCCGATCACTACGAAATCAGCCAGGAGGCACTCGACTGGCTCGCGGGAAGGGTCAGCGACCTGATCACTCAAGTGGAGACCATATGTAAGGATCACCTCGAACGACTGCGCATGGAGGCGGAAAACAAGGGCGGTTGA
- a CDS encoding response regulator transcription factor — protein sequence MKAQHTKPLVLICSDDANFYVLLAYILAREGFQAALVSEDEVADQAAMRPVTAIILVTGEDSGPTLRACAAIKASDTTAHIPTIAVVSSGDERYYLALLKAGADENFVRPISPARLLAYLGSLPKNDANDARLPDADLEEARTFGHLRIEPGRRIVGYGDQEAQFGPIEFNLLRCLLEALGRVRSRSELIEAAWPADCYVQPRTVDVHVGRLRRSLERLTGRTLIRTVRATGYAIEVDESSD from the coding sequence ATGAAGGCTCAGCATACGAAACCGTTGGTCCTGATTTGCTCGGACGATGCCAATTTCTATGTGTTGCTCGCCTATATCCTCGCACGGGAAGGCTTCCAGGCGGCCCTGGTTAGCGAAGACGAGGTGGCGGACCAGGCCGCGATGAGACCCGTCACTGCAATCATCTTGGTTACGGGAGAGGATTCTGGCCCGACGTTGAGAGCGTGTGCGGCGATCAAGGCCTCCGACACGACCGCGCATATCCCGACGATCGCAGTCGTTTCGTCGGGGGACGAGCGGTACTATCTGGCATTGCTCAAGGCGGGAGCGGACGAAAACTTCGTGCGCCCGATCTCGCCGGCGCGGCTGCTGGCCTATCTTGGTTCTCTGCCAAAGAACGACGCGAATGATGCCCGGCTGCCCGATGCGGATCTGGAAGAGGCAAGAACCTTCGGGCATCTGAGAATAGAGCCCGGGCGCCGTATCGTCGGGTATGGAGATCAAGAAGCTCAATTCGGCCCCATCGAATTCAATCTGCTGCGGTGCTTGCTGGAGGCGCTTGGCCGGGTGCGCAGCCGCTCGGAGCTGATAGAGGCGGCGTGGCCGGCTGATTGCTACGTGCAGCCGCGCACCGTGGATGTGCATGTCGGTCGCTTGCGCCGGTCGCTCGAGCGCCTGACCGGCCGCACCTTAATTCGCACGGTCCGGGCCACGGGCTATGCCATCGAAGTGGACGAAAGTTCGGATTGA